A DNA window from Daucus carota subsp. sativus chromosome 3, DH1 v3.0, whole genome shotgun sequence contains the following coding sequences:
- the LOC108218255 gene encoding uncharacterized protein LOC108218255 — protein sequence MTSSKRSWSPPPRQSGTYTPLTVSAEHIYAVSKDKVPFQRPQPIPQHIAKDKKKYCDFHESAGHSTSECRHLTDHPPERRALGASQNDRVGEKPIDTQFVREGSIRSIFGGPYIGGGSRKAMEKYAKEARDYPLTNVNHLSARAPRVLKGETMDITFTEDDARWVHHPHNDALVVAMRIATLNVHRVFVDNGSLVNILYYDTYKKMGLPDKDMTVENLYIYGFGGDKKAKGTIRLPVTLGEAPRAAT from the exons ATGACTTCAAGTAAAAGGTCTTGGAGCCCTCCTCCGAGGCAGTCAGGAACATACACCCCGCTAACAGTCTCAGCTGAACACATCTACGCAGTGAGTAAGGATAAGGTGCCGTTCCAAAGACCTCAACCTATTCCCCAACACATAGCCAAggacaaaaagaaatattgtgACTTCCACGAGTCGGCCGGACATAGCACCTCCGAGTGCCGACATCT GACTGACCACCCCCCGGAAAGACGTGCCCTCGGAGCTTCGCAGAATGACAGGGTAGGCGAAAAACCTATCGACACCCAGTTTGTAAGGGAAGGTAGCATCAGGAGCATATTCGGAGGACCATACATAGGGGGAGGTAGCCGAAAGGCAATGGAAAAATACGCCAAAGAAGCAAGGGACTACCCCCTGACCAATGTAAACCATCTGTCAGCCAGAGCCCCGAGAGTGTTAAAGGGAGAAACTATGGACATTACATTCACGGAGGACGATGCGAGGTGGGTACACCATCCCCATAACGACGCTTTAGTGGTCGCTATGCGCATCGCCACCTTAAATGTTCATCGGGTATTTGTTGATAATGGGAGTTTAGTCAACATCCTCTACTACGACACCTACAAGAAAATGGGATTACCAGACAAAGACATGACCGTAGAAAATCTTTACATATATGGCTTTGGAGGAGATAAAAAAGCCAAAGGAACCATTCGCTTGCCAGTCACCCTAGGGGAGGCTCCACGAGCAGCCACATAA